AAAGAATCAACTGTAGGCTGTTTCTCGCCTAATTCAACTTGACGAACGAATCCTTGAGACAGACCGGCTAATGTTGCGAGCTTATTGGTGCTATATCCTTTTGCTTTTCGTAATTCAATAATCCGCTTCGATATATTCATTATCTGCAAGCCACCTTAATGTTAATACTATATGAATAATTCTATAGTATTAATATAGCATAAGTTTATACAAAATAATCAACTCTATAGAGTTGATTATGTATTTTTATAGAGTTATAATGTTGGAAGTAGGAGGAGAGAAAATGACACTCGAAGAGCTAAGAATTCGCAGGAATATGTCTCAGCAACAGCTTGCTAATGTAACAGGTTTGACACAAGGATATATTTCAGCTCTTGAACGAGGAGCCAAAAACAATCCGGGTCAAGTGGTGGTGAAAAAATTAGCAAGTGCGCTAAATGTCAAAAGGGATGATGTTTTGGGTTTGTTTCCAGATACGCTGCCAGTTCTGGAAAAGACCTAACAAGAGCTGAGTTTCCCTGGAAGCTGTCTTGCAACAGTGATAAATTCCTTTT
This genomic window from uncultured Anaeromusa sp. contains:
- a CDS encoding helix-turn-helix transcriptional regulator, whose translation is MTLEELRIRRNMSQQQLANVTGLTQGYISALERGAKNNPGQVVVKKLASALNVKRDDVLGLFPDTLPVLEKT